Within Streptomyces sp. SS1-1, the genomic segment CGGGATGCGGCGGGCCGCCACGTCGACCGTGAGCCGGCCCGCCTCCTCGGTGTCGTCCTCCACGAAGAGGAAGAAGTCCTTCATGCCGTCGGTGACCGGGTGCTGCCCGGCGTTGATCCGGTGCGCGTTGGTGACGACCCCGGACTGCTGGGCCTGACGGAACACGCGCGTGAGGCTGACGGCGGGGACGGGGCCGCCGTCGGCGAGGAGATCCCTGAGCACCTCGCCGGCGCCGACGCTGGGCAGCTGGTCCACGTCCCCGACGAACAGCAGGTGCGCGCCCGGCGGTACGGCCTTGACCAGCTTGTTCGCCAGCAGCAGGTCCAGCATGGACGCCTCGTCGACCACGACCAGGTCGGCGTCCAGCGGCCGGTCCCGGTCGTACGCCGCGTCGCCGCCGGGCTTGAGCTCCAGCAGGCGGTGGACGGTGGACGCCTCGGCGCCGGTCAGCTCGGCGAGGCGCTTGGCGGCGCGGCCGGTGGGCGCGGCGAGCACCACCTTAGCCTTCTTGGCGCGGGCCAGCTCGACGATCGAGCGGACCGTGAAGGACTTGCCGCAGCCCGGCCCGCCGGTCAGGACGGCGACCTTCCGGGTCAGCGCCAGCTTGACGGCGGCCTCCTGCTCGGGCGCGAGGTCGGCGCCGGTACGGCCCCTGAGCCACCCCAGCGCCTTGCCCCAGTCGACGTCGCCGAAGCCGGGCATCCGGTCCTCGTCGGTGCGCAGCAGCCGCAACAGCTGGGCGGACAGGGACAGTTCGGCCCGGTGGAACGGCACCAGGTACACGGCCGTCACCGGCTCGGCGGCGCCGTCGGGGCCCGGCACCTTCTCCCGTACGACACCGGGGTCCGAGCCGTCCTCCGGGACCTGCGCCAGCTCGGCCAGACAGTCGATGACGAGGCCGGTGTCGACCTGGAGGAGCTTCACCGCGTCCTTGATCAGCTGTTCCTCGGGGAGGTAGCAGTTGCCCTGGTCGGTGGCCTGCGACAGGGCGTACTGCAGACCGGCCTTGACCCGCTCGGGGCTGTCGTGCGGGATGCCGACGGACTGGGCGATCCGGTCGGCGGTGAGGAAGCCGATGCCCCAGACGTCGGCGGCGAGGCGGTACGGCTCGTTCTTCACGACGGAGATGGAGGCGTCGCCGTACTTCTTGTAGATGCGCACGGCGATGGACGTGGACACCTCGACGGTCTGGAGGAAGAGCATGACCTCCTTGATCGCCTTCTGCTCCTCCCAGGCGTCGGCGATCTTCTTGGTCCGCTTGGGTCCGAGCCCCGGCACCTCGATGAGCCGTTTCGGCTCCTCCTCGATGATCCGCAGCGTGTCCACGCCGAAGTGCTGCGTGATCCGGTCGGCGAAGACGGGCCCGATGCCCTTCACCAGGCCCGAGCCGAGGTAACGCCGGATGCCCTGGACGGTGGCGGGCAGGACGGTCGTGTAGTTCTCGACGTGGAACTGCTTGCCGTACTGCGGGTGCGAGCCCCAGCGGCCCTCCATCCGCAACGACTCCCCCACCTGCGCGCCGAGCAGCGCGCCGACGACGGTGAGCAGGTCATTGCCACCCCTGCCGGTGTCGACGCGGGCGACGGTGTAGCCGTTCTCCTCGTTGGCGTAGGTGACGCGCTCCAGCACACCTTCGAGCGTGGCGAGCCGCCGCTCCCCGGCGTCCGGTCCGGACTGGTTGGCCATGATCCGACGGTACCGGTGGGGTGTGACAGTGGGGCGCCTCAGCGCCGCTTGAGGTCTTCGACGAACGCGGAGAAGGCGGGGCTGGGGAAGGTGAGGGTGGCCCGGTGGGGGGCCTTGGAGTCGCGGACTGCCACATGTGTGGGTGAGTTGGCGATCTCCACGCACTCGTCGCCGTCGCCCTCGCCCGAGTATGTCGACCTACGCCAGTTGTTCATGGGGGGCTCACAGCTCCTTCGCCAACGTGTGGATGAAGTCACGTGATCGGCTCGGTTCCAGCGATTGGCTTTCTACCTTACGGAAACGGGTCCGGTACAGCTGGAGTTGAGGCTCCGAGTCGACCAGCATGGCACCGTGAGGGGCGTCGCGCGCCACCGTATCCAGCCGGGGCACGGACCCACCGACGTATGTCATCGCGCTGGAGGCCGTCGCGAAACCGTCCAGGTCGAAGGGGATGACGCGCACGGTGATGTGCGACGCCTCCGACAGCTCCAGGAGCCGCACGAGCTGTGCTCTTGAGGTCTCCCTGTCGCTGACTCGGATGCGGAGTGCCGCCTCATGGATCACTGCCTCGTAGGGGATGTCGAACTGCTGGCGCGCCTTCCGGTGCTCGATGCGCAGCTCCAGTTCCTCGGGCGTCAGTTCGGGGAGCCGGGACGAGAAGACTGCGCGCGAGTAGTCCTCGGTCTGCAGAAGTCCTGGCACGTACAGGATGGCCACATGGCGCAGGAAGCAAGCGTGATGCTCCAGCTCCGACAGATCCAGGAACGACGTCGGCAGGAGGCCGCGGTACTCCTCCCACCAGCCCCGCGTCCGGTCCGTCGCCATCGCCACCAGCGCGTCTACGAACTCCTCGTCCGTGCAGGCGTAGTGCGCCGCCAGCCGGCGCAGTCGTTTTTCGCTGACGCCCGCGAGGGCGGACTCGATGTGGGTGATCTGGGCCGGGCTCACCCCCAGCAGGGCCGCCGCCTGGCGTGACGTGAGGCCCGCCGCCTCGCGGAGTCGGCGCAGCTCCGTCGCCAGCCGCATCTGCCGTGCTGTTGGTTCGCGCCTCAAAGCCTCGACCGCCCTCTGGACCAACGCGCGCTCGAGCGCGACCCGTTCGGGGTCAGATTACGCGACGGGCTTGCCGCGTCTCTAGATTTATATCTACTGTCAGTGACGCAGCGAGCACCTTGCGAAACCGGCCTCCGGAAGCGCACCGCCCCGTCATGCCCTGACCGGTGCGGCAATGACACCGGGGCCCGGCCGCAACCACCCCTCACCGAGACGGACTTCCGCATGCCCGAAAGCGCCCCCTGGGAGTACTCCCTCCACCTCCCCAACGACCTCCGTGCCGTCACCGTCAGTCGTCGCACCCTGCGGCTGATCCTGACCATGCACGGGCTCATCGGACTCGTGGACGTCGCCGAACTGCTCGCCGCCGAGCTGGTCTCCAACGCCGTACGGCACACCAAGGGCCCCGCCGCCCTCCGCGTCCGCTGGGTGCCGCCGGGCACCCTCCGCCTCGCGGCCTGGGACGCCGACCCCGAACCTCCGCAGCCCCCACGCGCGTTCGCGCACACCACCGACGACGAGGACGGGCGCGGTCTCGCCCTCGTGCGGGCCTGCGCCGACGTGTGGGGGTGGCAACCCTCCGCCCGGGACGGCAACCGGGGCAAGTACGTCTGGTGCGAGCTGGCGGCGGGCTGACCGCCGTACGAAAACCAATTGCCCCGCGCCACAACGCGGCCGATGCTCGACGTTTCGTCACGCACGAGGGAGAGCCGCTTGAGCCGACCGCTGGTGGACACCGTCCAGGAGCTGTGTGCGGCCATCGCCGCGTTCGACCCCGCCGTCGCCGGGGAGTTGGTGGAGGGCGGGGTCGAACCCGACCGGGTGCTGCCCGAAGGGACCACCCCGCTGTGGCGGGCCGTGGACAGCGGCTCACCCGCTCTCGTCACCGCCGTCCTCGGGAACGAGCCCCGGCTGCGGCTCCCTGAGGAGACGCGTGAACGGCTTCTCGCACTCGCCCGGGCCTGGCACGAGACCGGTGTGGAGCAGGAGTTGCGGCGACGCACCGGGGCGTCCGAGCCGGTGCAGACGGTTCGCGTTCCGGACGACGAGAGCGAGTTCAACCACATCCTCCAGCACTCCCTCGGCGGACTGACCGTCCGGGACGGTCACGCCGGTATCCTCACCGCCCTGGAATGGGCCTTCCGGATCCTGACCCCGGTCGACAAGCTCGTCGCCCGGGCCGCCGCCCAACCCGACGAGGATCACGCGACCCGGTGGGAAGTCCTACGGGTCCTCCTCGACCGGCAGAGCGAGGAGACCTGGTCGGCCCTGGTCGCCCACCGACACCACCCCGACCCGGCGCATCGCCGCTTCCTCGCGGAGTACCTGCGCGTCCACGGCATCCTCGCGGACGACTCGCCGCGCGCCCGCAGCGAGGGCGATCTCGCGAGCGCCTGGGCCGCCGAGGAGACCGACTCCGACATGCTCGCGAGGGTGCTGCGGGCCCTGGACGAGTTCGATCACCCCGGGCGGGAGGCCGCAGGGCTGCGTCATGCCGCGCACCCCGATGCGGAGGTGCGGCGAGCGGTGACCGCGCTCTTCCTGCCCCTCGGGGACGACGCCCGGCAGGCGCTGCGCGCCCTCCTCCGCGACCCGGACGCCGAAGTACGGCTCGGCGCCTGCCGTACCGCCGCGAGCGACGCAGACCTCGCCCAGGAGGCCGTACCCCAACTGCTGCTGCTCGCCGAGGAACCCGAGCCCGAACTGCACGCCCCCGCCGCAGCCCTCCTCGCGTCCTGCCCCGACCGTTCGCCCGCCGTCGCCGACGCCCTCGCCGGGTTCCTCGACCGCGACGATCCGGTGGCGCTCCTTGAGGCCGGCTACGGGCTCGCGCTGCGCGACGACCCCCGTACCGCCGAGGCGTACCGGCGGATCCGGAGCGTCGGCGCCGTCCACGAGTACGACCACCGGTGGGACGCGGTCTGGGAGTGGAACCGGAGCAACGGGCTCATTCAGCCCGTCGACTGAGGACGCCCTCCACCCCCTGCAGGAACGTCGCACACACCAGCTCCGGATCGAACAGACACCCCGCCGCCATCGCCCCGTCCCGCAGCATCACGACATGGCGCCCCGCCTCGTCGGCGGGCTCGTGGCCGGCCTGCGCCAGCAGCTCCGTCATCGTCTCCAGGAACCACTGCCGGTGGGCCAGCACCGCCTGGTGGACCGGGTGCGCCGGATCCGGGTACTCCGCCACCGCGTTGAGGAAGGCGCACCCCCGGAAGCCGGGTGAACGGATGCCGTCCGCGATCGCGCCGGCCACCGCCCGGACCTCGTCCGCCGGGGACCCCGCGCCCTCGCGCGCGTTCGCCACCTGTGACCGGATCCCCCGGTCCGCCACGTCCAGGTACGCCAGGACCAGTTCCTCCTTGCCCGTGAAGTGCCGGTAGAGCGTCGCACGGGTCACCTGCGCCTCGGCGATGATCCGGTCGACCCCGACGGAGTGGATGCCCTCGGCGTAGAAGATTTTCGTCGCCGTGCCGAGCAGCCGCGCCCGCGCCTCCGACACGCCACCCGACGTGCCCCGTTTCGCTGTGCCCTGACTCATGGCTCCGAGGCTACCAAGCGATGAGGGAGAACGTTCGGTCTTGACAATCACTCCGTCCACGCCTTGGATGGAAATCAAAGAGACCGAACGTTCTCCCTCGCGCTCCCCCTCCCATCACCTCGTGAGCCCCCGAAAGGCCCCGCCATGGACACCACCACCCTCGGCGCATCACCCACCCCCACCGCCACCACCGACCTCCGCCGCCTCTACCTCCTCCGCTTCGCCTTCGCCGCCGTCTGGGCCGCCGCCCTCTTCGCGACCGCCGGTGAGCTGTCCCCCGCCTCCGCCACGCTCCTCGTGATCTACCCCCTCTTCGACGTCGCCTGCGCCGTCGTCGATCTGCGCTCCGCCCGCGCGGTCGACGGCCCCGTACGGCAGCTCTACGTGAACATCGCGCTCAGCACCCTCACCGGCATCGGCCTCGCCGTCGCCGCCACCTCCGGCATCCCCGCCGTGCTGCGCGTCTGGGGCGTCTGGGCGATCACCGCCGGGCTGGTCCAGCTGCTCGTGGGGGTCTCGCGGCGCCGGATGGGCGGGCAGTGGGCCATGATCGCCAGTGGCGGGATCTCGACCCTCGCCGG encodes:
- a CDS encoding ATP-dependent RecD-like DNA helicase — protein: MANQSGPDAGERRLATLEGVLERVTYANEENGYTVARVDTGRGGNDLLTVVGALLGAQVGESLRMEGRWGSHPQYGKQFHVENYTTVLPATVQGIRRYLGSGLVKGIGPVFADRITQHFGVDTLRIIEEEPKRLIEVPGLGPKRTKKIADAWEEQKAIKEVMLFLQTVEVSTSIAVRIYKKYGDASISVVKNEPYRLAADVWGIGFLTADRIAQSVGIPHDSPERVKAGLQYALSQATDQGNCYLPEEQLIKDAVKLLQVDTGLVIDCLAELAQVPEDGSDPGVVREKVPGPDGAAEPVTAVYLVPFHRAELSLSAQLLRLLRTDEDRMPGFGDVDWGKALGWLRGRTGADLAPEQEAAVKLALTRKVAVLTGGPGCGKSFTVRSIVELARAKKAKVVLAAPTGRAAKRLAELTGAEASTVHRLLELKPGGDAAYDRDRPLDADLVVVDEASMLDLLLANKLVKAVPPGAHLLFVGDVDQLPSVGAGEVLRDLLADGGPVPAVSLTRVFRQAQQSGVVTNAHRINAGQHPVTDGMKDFFLFVEDDTEEAGRLTVDVAARRIPAKFGLDPRRDVQVLAPMHRGPAGAGALNALLQQAVTPARPDLPEKRFGGRVFRVGDKVTQVRNNYDKGENGVFNGTVGVVTSLDPVDQRLTVLTDEDEEVPYDFDELDELAHAYAVTIHRSQGSEYPAVVIPVTTGAWMMLQRNLLYTAVTRAKRLVVLVGSRKAIGQAVRTVSAGRRCTALDFRLAGG
- a CDS encoding helix-turn-helix domain-containing protein — translated: MRLATELRRLREAAGLTSRQAAALLGVSPAQITHIESALAGVSEKRLRRLAAHYACTDEEFVDALVAMATDRTRGWWEEYRGLLPTSFLDLSELEHHACFLRHVAILYVPGLLQTEDYSRAVFSSRLPELTPEELELRIEHRKARQQFDIPYEAVIHEAALRIRVSDRETSRAQLVRLLELSEASHITVRVIPFDLDGFATASSAMTYVGGSVPRLDTVARDAPHGAMLVDSEPQLQLYRTRFRKVESQSLEPSRSRDFIHTLAKEL
- a CDS encoding DUF397 domain-containing protein, yielding MNNWRRSTYSGEGDGDECVEIANSPTHVAVRDSKAPHRATLTFPSPAFSAFVEDLKRR
- a CDS encoding ATP-binding protein, with amino-acid sequence MPESAPWEYSLHLPNDLRAVTVSRRTLRLILTMHGLIGLVDVAELLAAELVSNAVRHTKGPAALRVRWVPPGTLRLAAWDADPEPPQPPRAFAHTTDDEDGRGLALVRACADVWGWQPSARDGNRGKYVWCELAAG
- a CDS encoding TetR/AcrR family transcriptional regulator, which gives rise to MSQGTAKRGTSGGVSEARARLLGTATKIFYAEGIHSVGVDRIIAEAQVTRATLYRHFTGKEELVLAYLDVADRGIRSQVANAREGAGSPADEVRAVAGAIADGIRSPGFRGCAFLNAVAEYPDPAHPVHQAVLAHRQWFLETMTELLAQAGHEPADEAGRHVVMLRDGAMAAGCLFDPELVCATFLQGVEGVLSRRAE